A part of Arachis hypogaea cultivar Tifrunner chromosome 12, arahy.Tifrunner.gnm2.J5K5, whole genome shotgun sequence genomic DNA contains:
- the LOC112729991 gene encoding uncharacterized protein, translated as MTDKLRKEISYIVQGEIKTLYEYWERFHKLLDSCLNHTLDTQVLLGYVCQGMREQDRNLLDASSNGSLSKYRTAEEACQLIADLAESTQHARWRVNRPKSVNEVSSSGEIATITKTLCEMTSLLKQLQVNQQQPPSQQQPLPPQHQQCQQLVPQKVCGICSCYSHYTDECPSLQEDNTIAATHNFYDRPYYERANQGYHSQGRNYNQGYPQHGGNYNQGSNNSNQGWRDNYEQGGRDNGGNQRWNNNTSQNRYSQNPPNQQPNQGRSYQAYIPPYRQLPQPNQHQAPQITYPSTSPTQNNTLRSILQGQKDLQNTLNSSINGLISTFQALISRMEPPSTSTPQTPNPSAIPSQPLPNPKDGINAVTLRSETQLKERDSKASSPLIVAQEKDGVEIEEIEEEEAHVEIEDEDLQPRSEVPRKEQVLEEVAQPIPFPTLAKKAKKRMELDPKMVEMFKKVEVTIPLFDAIHQVPKYAKFLMDLCMNKDRIHELETIPLGSSISALMGPFQKSVMIRVLA; from the coding sequence ATGACGGACAAGCTAAGGAAGGAGATCTCATATATTGTACAAGGCGAGATAAAAACTCtatatgaatattgggagcggTTCCACAAACTCCTTGATTCATGTCTGAACCACACGctcgacactcaagtattgcttggcTATGTGTGCCAAGGAATGAGAGAGCAAGATAGGAATCTATTGGATGCCTcaagcaatggttctttgtctaaGTATAGAACGGCGGAGGAGGCATGTCAACTCATTGCCGACTTGGCCGAATCCACTCAACATGCTAGATGGAGAGTCAACCGTCCAAAGAGCGTGAATGAAGTCTCTTCAAGTGGCGAGATCGCTACCATTACTAAGACCTTGTGTGAGATGACAAGCCTTCTAAAGCAACTCcaagtgaatcaacaacaacctccatccCAGCAACAACCACTACCTCCTCAACACCAACAATGTCAACAATTGGTCCCCCAAAAAGTGTGCGGCATTTGTTCATGCTACTCCCACTACACGGACGAGTGTCCGAGTCTCCAAGAAGATAACACCATAGCAGCTACCCACAACTTTTATGATCGCCCCTACTATGAACGTGCTAATCAAGGATACCATTCACAAGGGAGAAATTATAATCAAGGGTACCCTCAACATGGAGGCAATTATAACCAAGGGAGTAACAACTCTAAtcaaggttggagggacaattaTGAACAAGGGGGTAGGGACAATGGAggcaaccaaagatggaacaacaacactTCACAAAACCGATACTCACAAAACCCTCCGAACCAACAACCGAATCAAGGAAGGAGCTATCAAGCTTACATACCACCTTATAGACAACTACCTCAACCCAACCAACACCAAGCACCACAAATCACATACCCTTCCACATCTCCTACTCAAAATAACACACTCCGGTCCATACTCCAAGGACAAAAAGATCTCCAAAACACACTCAACTCAAGTATCAATGGTCTCATTTCCACCTTTCAAGCTCTCATTTCTCGCATGGAGCCTCCTTCCACTTCCACTCCTCAAACTCCAAATCCTAGTGCCATACCCTCACAACCTCTACCCAACCCCAAGGATGGTATCAACGCTGTAACCTTGAGGTCCGAAACTCAATTGAAAGAGAGGGACTCAAAGGCATCGAGCCCATTGATAGTTGCTCAAGAGAAAGATGGAGTTGAgatagaagaaatagaagaggaaGAAGCACATGTAGAAATTGAAGATGAAGATCTTCAACCAAGGAGTGAAGTCCCTAGAAaagagcaagtcttagaggaAGTGGCACAACCTATCCCATTTCCAACATTGGCAAAGAAGGCTAAGAAGCGTATGGAGCTTGACCCGAAAATGGTAGAGATGTTCAAGAAAGTAGAGGTAACTATCCCTCTCTTCGATGCTATACATCAAGTGCCTAAATATGCGAAATTTCTTATGGACTTGTGTATGAACAAAGATAGAATTCATGAGTTGGAAACCATTCCATTGGGAAGTTCCATTTCGGCTTTAATGGGGCCATTCCAGAAAAGTGTGATGATTCGGGTCCTTGCTTAG